A window from Fibrobacter sp. UWB11 encodes these proteins:
- a CDS encoding phage baseplate protein, translated as MIGILNIAQQAYSRYSHPPRAIPASLFMRNEEFGLATKDGDGNYIYTNIPFDLLIDESHELDFDITDHAVENGSTISDHVQQRLRTVKITGMFTNHPLNASAGFVDDNGELTGKSWRENRVEIDNAPAITNTALSRWEVLTKCAKSRKKVRVITSLEVYEEMVIENLKADRGAEDGEAIKFSMTLREIRTATFASDNITGEWDAPQPPQQNTAAEQAMSRKANAGNVSGDASETAQEAAAKMDESLGRDYQ; from the coding sequence ATGATTGGAATACTCAACATCGCCCAACAGGCGTATTCACGCTACAGCCACCCGCCACGCGCCATTCCCGCCTCGCTGTTCATGCGCAACGAGGAATTTGGCCTTGCCACGAAGGACGGGGACGGCAACTACATCTATACGAACATCCCCTTCGACCTGCTCATCGACGAAAGCCACGAACTGGATTTCGACATTACAGACCATGCCGTGGAAAACGGGTCCACCATCAGCGACCATGTACAGCAGCGGCTCCGCACGGTCAAGATTACGGGAATGTTCACGAACCACCCGCTGAATGCATCCGCCGGATTCGTTGACGACAACGGAGAACTTACGGGCAAGTCGTGGCGAGAAAACCGCGTTGAAATCGACAACGCCCCCGCCATCACGAACACGGCGCTTTCCAGGTGGGAGGTGCTGACGAAATGCGCCAAGAGCCGCAAGAAGGTTCGCGTCATTACCAGCCTGGAAGTCTATGAGGAAATGGTCATTGAGAACCTCAAGGCGGACAGGGGCGCAGAGGACGGCGAGGCAATCAAGTTCTCCATGACCTTGCGCGAGATACGCACAGCCACCTTCGCGAGCGACAACATCACGGGCGAATGGGACGCGCCGCAGCCGCCACAACAGAATACAGCCGCAGAGCAGGCCATGTCAAGGAAGGCGAACGCTGGCAACGTGTCGGGCGACGCGAGCGAGACTGCACAGGAAGCGGCGGCGAAGATGGACGAATCGCTCGGGAGGGACTACCAGTGA
- a CDS encoding phage tail assembly chaperone, with amino-acid sequence MEAINFKVASDEYQLLPHTGFDAIDLDRKVLGLIGKMARQGLDINDDVEAFALLANTLSELSTPDFKWLLETTLSAVTVVTKGQKFVTLDSFDAIAAHFEQKRSQMYAVMLQVWKLEKLSPFVTAPATEQNGA; translated from the coding sequence ATGGAAGCGATAAACTTCAAGGTAGCCTCCGACGAATACCAGCTTCTTCCCCATACGGGCTTCGACGCCATAGACCTCGACCGTAAAGTTCTCGGGCTTATCGGCAAGATGGCTCGCCAGGGTCTCGACATAAACGACGACGTGGAGGCTTTCGCGCTTCTCGCCAATACGCTCTCCGAGCTTTCCACGCCCGATTTCAAGTGGCTGCTGGAAACGACGCTTTCCGCAGTCACCGTCGTCACCAAGGGGCAGAAGTTCGTCACGCTCGACAGCTTCGACGCAATCGCCGCGCATTTCGAACAGAAGCGTTCGCAGATGTACGCGGTCATGCTCCAGGTGTGGAAACTGGAAAAGCTAAGCCCTTTCGTGACGGCTCCGGCGACGGAGCAGAATGGAGCCTGA
- a CDS encoding DUF3383 family protein: MAQIIDSIVKISINEAISTVSTTSVNTLALVGPASSEAENPPDFLECSSAEDAEVFGTDSLLYGMVESAFAQDACPAKIVAINADSFSDALDAVKAAEAAKLNFYHIVAKFGDGSIPATSAFTGNGGWNGYLGANFKIVHLELNDTSTDFASIRALAQALVASTSDRVALYQHAGAGNLAAALVSNRCALDSARGSFAHKKVKGVEYDSYTKSQYDALVSDCINVYTVAAGEARLFMGATAGKTVLLDSTGEQSPASFIDNIAKDDWIRFNVQTKIYSLLGEANDGFGVNYDDSGINSVAASILQVFSKAADTDHQYIMDGYTVKVQTYDYLKTNYSADVQARNLPLVKGRYSRMNSINTVKNVELTVTL; the protein is encoded by the coding sequence ATGGCCCAGATAATCGACTCAATCGTCAAGATAAGCATAAACGAGGCGATTTCAACCGTCTCGACGACAAGCGTGAACACGCTTGCGCTGGTAGGCCCCGCCTCCAGCGAGGCGGAAAACCCGCCCGACTTCCTCGAATGTTCATCCGCCGAGGATGCGGAAGTTTTCGGCACCGACTCCCTGCTCTACGGCATGGTCGAGAGCGCGTTCGCACAGGACGCCTGCCCCGCGAAAATCGTCGCCATCAACGCGGATTCCTTCTCCGACGCGCTCGACGCGGTAAAGGCTGCGGAAGCCGCCAAGCTCAACTTCTACCACATCGTCGCCAAGTTCGGTGACGGTTCAATCCCCGCAACATCCGCCTTCACGGGGAACGGCGGCTGGAACGGCTATCTCGGCGCGAACTTCAAGATTGTCCACCTGGAACTCAACGACACCTCCACGGATTTCGCCTCCATCAGGGCGCTCGCCCAGGCGCTTGTCGCGAGCACCAGCGACCGCGTGGCACTCTACCAGCACGCGGGAGCAGGGAACCTCGCTGCGGCTCTCGTCTCGAACCGCTGCGCACTGGACTCGGCGCGTGGCAGCTTCGCCCACAAGAAGGTCAAGGGCGTGGAATACGATTCCTATACCAAGTCCCAGTACGACGCGCTCGTTTCGGACTGCATCAACGTCTATACGGTCGCCGCTGGCGAGGCGCGTCTTTTCATGGGAGCGACTGCGGGAAAGACAGTCCTTCTCGACAGCACGGGAGAACAGTCCCCCGCGAGCTTCATCGACAACATCGCCAAGGACGACTGGATTCGCTTCAATGTCCAGACGAAAATCTACTCGCTGCTCGGCGAGGCGAACGACGGCTTCGGCGTCAACTATGACGACAGCGGCATCAACTCCGTCGCCGCCTCAATCCTCCAGGTATTCTCCAAGGCCGCAGATACCGACCACCAGTACATCATGGACGGCTACACGGTCAAGGTGCAGACCTACGACTACCTCAAGACAAACTACAGCGCGGACGTGCAGGCCCGAAACCTGCCGCTTGTCAAGGGTCGCTACTCGCGCATGAACTCCATCAACACCGTAAAGAACGTCGAACTGACGGTCACTCTCTAG
- a CDS encoding DUF4054 domain-containing protein, with protein MIPLPIDDQQKAELVAYLPQEYAQSPRLDAWILGASHHVGACYFKKAYVYALSLMVAHIAALEARGSDGEAGAITSKREGDISVSFGSTKSEGDDGWLSSTSFGQQFLLLKKQYSPRPQVTGGVPLRGFCGGHPVR; from the coding sequence ATGATTCCGCTTCCCATAGACGACCAGCAGAAAGCTGAACTGGTGGCGTACCTGCCACAGGAATACGCGCAGAGCCCACGCCTTGACGCATGGATTCTCGGCGCTTCGCATCACGTAGGCGCCTGCTACTTCAAGAAAGCCTACGTCTATGCGCTTTCGCTCATGGTTGCGCACATCGCGGCACTGGAGGCGCGTGGAAGCGACGGCGAGGCTGGAGCCATAACGAGCAAGCGCGAGGGCGACATTTCCGTTTCCTTCGGTTCCACGAAATCGGAGGGCGACGACGGCTGGCTTTCCTCTACCAGCTTCGGACAACAGTTCCTCCTTCTCAAGAAACAGTATTCGCCGCGTCCGCAAGTCACGGGCGGCGTTCCTCTACGGGGGTTCTGCGGTGGCCACCCTGTTCGCTAG
- a CDS encoding major capsid family protein has protein sequence MIFQDSELNKLSRLFNQIINETYGLERESLDALSFIPPQAGIGQWLRTWTYKVLSEMGIAKLISDYAEDLPPVSRALELKTNEIREYGVSYGYSEFELMQWLTAGIDLSRDEAETARRKIDEKVDEVLFVGDKDANTTGFLNNANVPMVVVPTGAGGGTAIRGKTLLEIIATFQAMIDTVRNNTRRTVKADTVLLPHDAFVYLSTTPKDETGGDLTILEYLKKVFASQGLVNWKECAKLDDAGEGGTTRAVIYKYSPSVLTRCIPIPFKQDEPQKKSLHYMVPCYARIGGVAFKNINAVAYADGL, from the coding sequence ATGATTTTTCAAGACAGCGAACTGAACAAACTCTCCCGTCTGTTCAACCAGATTATAAACGAAACCTACGGGCTTGAACGCGAATCGCTCGACGCGCTTTCGTTCATCCCGCCCCAGGCTGGAATAGGACAGTGGCTCCGCACATGGACCTACAAGGTTCTTTCGGAAATGGGCATTGCCAAGCTCATTTCGGACTATGCGGAAGACTTGCCGCCCGTTTCCCGCGCACTGGAACTCAAGACCAACGAAATCCGCGAATACGGCGTTTCCTATGGCTACAGCGAATTTGAACTCATGCAGTGGCTCACCGCTGGCATCGACCTTTCCCGTGACGAGGCGGAAACGGCCCGTCGCAAGATTGACGAGAAGGTGGACGAGGTACTGTTTGTCGGCGACAAGGACGCGAACACCACGGGCTTCCTCAACAACGCCAACGTGCCGATGGTCGTCGTTCCTACAGGAGCTGGCGGCGGAACCGCCATTAGGGGCAAGACGCTGCTCGAAATCATAGCCACGTTCCAGGCAATGATTGACACCGTCCGCAACAACACCAGGCGCACAGTCAAGGCGGACACGGTTCTCCTGCCCCATGACGCTTTCGTCTATCTGTCCACCACGCCCAAGGACGAAACTGGCGGCGACCTCACCATCCTCGAATACCTCAAGAAGGTTTTCGCGAGCCAGGGACTCGTCAACTGGAAGGAGTGCGCCAAGCTGGACGACGCTGGCGAGGGCGGCACCACGCGAGCCGTTATCTACAAGTACAGTCCCAGCGTCCTTACGCGCTGCATCCCCATCCCGTTCAAGCAGGATGAACCGCAGAAGAAATCGCTGCACTACATGGTTCCCTGCTACGCGAGAATCGGCGGTGTCGCGTTCAAGAACATCAACGCCGTCGCATACGCCGACGGCCTGTAA
- a CDS encoding DUF2190 family protein, with the protein MAFETTPFGAIAAPGLAFPFVTHSIETGILQEDKDSEGGFALWAKTGTAGEAGKVYVNKPENGVFLGIAQRTMFNDSYRAGMTVNVLKKGRVWVRVLGEVVSGDAAYVNDTNNAFTATSTGGTQIVGGTFKSDAADGGLAELEIA; encoded by the coding sequence ATGGCATTTGAAACTACCCCGTTCGGGGCGATAGCAGCCCCCGGTCTTGCGTTCCCGTTCGTCACGCACTCCATCGAGACCGGCATCCTCCAAGAGGATAAGGACAGCGAGGGCGGATTTGCGCTCTGGGCAAAGACGGGAACAGCTGGCGAAGCTGGCAAGGTCTATGTCAACAAGCCCGAAAACGGCGTGTTCCTCGGCATAGCGCAGCGCACGATGTTCAATGACTCCTACAGGGCGGGAATGACCGTCAATGTGCTCAAGAAGGGGCGCGTCTGGGTTCGCGTCCTGGGTGAAGTCGTTTCGGGCGATGCAGCCTACGTCAACGACACGAACAACGCATTCACGGCCACTTCCACGGGCGGTACGCAAATCGTGGGCGGAACCTTCAAGAGCGACGCTGCCGACGGCGGACTCGCTGAACTGGAAATCGCATAA
- a CDS encoding DUF2213 domain-containing protein: MNESFRDYKDFDQTVFTRTPEGYLTGKIRVTGAGVFSYRTAEGLKRRLRPVTEVSAQDSISTLNCKPVTLLHPMEDVSPENAKKLQVGFTANDASWDGLNAYVTMTITDADAIREMLDGHVRAVSCGYDAELYKDSGNWQGVDYDEVMKNIRCNHIALVREGRAGDGVRFRIGDSSDFDRIFCENDNARQRAGENTMGRKFIIDGAEYEADEKVIYTLHETEKARDSAIESNKALKSQLDAMTAARDAAITERDQLKASLKDEKEIARLVDEKVAFIAKAQKLGIDIKAQDSVEAIKGAIIKKAYPEMVLDGKSADYLQGAYEAAMQKLGDSAQKSSPFAPSMEKLNDALDTDAAFNAMNEKINSASIKKEG; encoded by the coding sequence ATGAACGAATCGTTCCGCGACTATAAGGACTTCGACCAGACGGTTTTCACCCGTACCCCCGAAGGGTATCTCACGGGCAAAATCCGCGTCACTGGTGCTGGCGTGTTCAGCTACAGAACCGCCGAAGGATTGAAGCGCAGGCTGCGCCCGGTCACGGAAGTTTCTGCTCAAGACAGCATTTCAACACTCAACTGCAAGCCCGTCACCCTGCTCCACCCGATGGAGGATGTTTCCCCGGAGAACGCGAAGAAGCTCCAGGTCGGATTCACCGCCAACGATGCGAGCTGGGACGGGCTGAACGCCTATGTCACAATGACAATCACGGATGCCGACGCCATCAGGGAAATGCTTGATGGCCATGTCCGCGCCGTTTCATGCGGCTACGATGCCGAACTCTACAAGGACAGTGGCAACTGGCAGGGCGTCGATTACGACGAGGTGATGAAGAATATCCGCTGCAACCATATCGCGCTTGTACGCGAGGGACGCGCTGGGGACGGTGTGCGTTTCAGAATCGGCGACAGCTCCGACTTCGACCGAATCTTTTGCGAAAACGATAACGCCCGCCAACGGGCAGGAGAAAACACCATGGGTAGAAAATTCATTATCGACGGTGCGGAATACGAGGCCGATGAAAAGGTCATCTACACGCTCCACGAGACTGAAAAGGCGCGTGACAGCGCAATCGAATCCAACAAGGCCCTCAAATCCCAGCTTGACGCCATGACCGCAGCTAGGGATGCAGCCATCACCGAGCGCGACCAGCTCAAGGCATCGCTCAAGGACGAAAAGGAAATCGCCCGTCTCGTTGACGAGAAGGTCGCCTTTATCGCCAAGGCGCAGAAGCTCGGCATCGACATTAAGGCCCAGGATTCCGTGGAAGCCATCAAGGGCGCCATCATCAAGAAAGCCTACCCCGAAATGGTGCTTGACGGAAAGAGCGCCGACTACCTCCAGGGCGCCTACGAAGCCGCCATGCAGAAACTGGGCGACTCCGCACAGAAAAGCTCCCCATTCGCTCCCAGCATGGAAAAGCTCAACGACGCTCTCGATACCGACGCGGCTTTCAACGCCATGAACGAGAAAATCAACTCCGCTTCCATCAAGAAGGAGGGCTAG
- a CDS encoding phosphoadenosine phosphosulfate reductase family protein — MWCKNCNIETKMTKCPVCGSSTSEEVASEVYWCDKCKAPVIYDAMQLNKGVCPICHGKTKYMAQDVRPVFPEERLLLELLLGLTPHSLQEKSIWCENSRYFIDGNPKPISSSVFQHADTDMLREGIESSLPQLSYAYFDKFVEAFCRANRARLDFLKNEAFEFVRKEASKYKEEKIVLSFSGGKDSTVTADLVQKALSNPSLVHIFGNTTLEFDSTVDYAKRYQKDHPYAIFLTAKNTDQVFEDVVEDIGPPARMMRWCCSMFKTGPITRILNSLYKSDQILTFYGIRKVESISRSKYNRVEKGSESVKIQKQTVASPIFFWTDVDVWLYMLAEKVDFNDAYRKGYDRVGCWCCPNNNQRAQFLSRIYMPDKSKAWRTKLISFAKKIGKPDPEEYVDSGKWKARQGGNGLAAANDVKVKFTNCTAEDHAKIYSLKEPCSDAFINLFVPFGKISKELGRKLLHEVLVLDIKTNVPIISIQPFSNDGFEFAVKIKTMNVDNHDFLQTQISYQVKKFNACRKCLKCESICKANAISITVDGYHIDPFKCVHCKKCVTAKYLAGGCLMNKYLKTKPGK, encoded by the coding sequence ATGTGGTGCAAAAACTGTAATATTGAAACTAAAATGACGAAATGCCCTGTGTGCGGTTCGTCAACTTCTGAAGAAGTTGCTTCTGAAGTTTATTGGTGTGATAAGTGTAAAGCTCCCGTTATTTATGATGCGATGCAGCTAAATAAGGGTGTATGTCCGATATGTCATGGAAAGACAAAATATATGGCTCAGGATGTACGACCTGTTTTTCCTGAAGAACGACTGTTGCTTGAATTACTTCTCGGTTTAACACCTCATTCGCTGCAAGAAAAGTCTATTTGGTGTGAAAACAGTCGGTATTTTATTGATGGAAATCCTAAACCGATTTCATCAAGTGTTTTTCAACATGCAGACACAGATATGCTCAGGGAAGGCATTGAATCGTCTTTGCCGCAACTGAGTTATGCTTATTTCGACAAATTTGTTGAAGCTTTTTGTCGAGCAAATAGAGCGAGACTCGATTTTTTGAAAAATGAGGCGTTTGAATTTGTAAGAAAAGAAGCGTCGAAGTATAAGGAAGAAAAAATAGTTCTTTCATTTTCTGGGGGAAAAGATTCTACTGTAACGGCAGATTTGGTTCAGAAAGCGCTAAGTAATCCTTCACTTGTGCATATATTTGGCAATACGACATTAGAGTTTGATTCTACTGTTGATTACGCAAAACGTTATCAGAAAGACCATCCCTACGCGATTTTTTTGACGGCAAAAAATACTGACCAAGTTTTTGAAGATGTGGTGGAAGATATTGGGCCTCCGGCAAGAATGATGCGCTGGTGCTGCTCTATGTTCAAAACAGGGCCTATAACAAGAATACTGAATAGTTTATACAAAAGCGACCAAATTCTCACCTTTTATGGCATTCGAAAGGTTGAATCTATTAGCCGCAGCAAATATAATCGTGTAGAAAAAGGTTCGGAGTCTGTTAAAATTCAGAAACAGACTGTTGCGTCACCGATTTTCTTTTGGACGGATGTCGATGTGTGGCTTTATATGCTTGCGGAAAAAGTTGATTTCAATGACGCATATAGAAAGGGATATGATAGAGTTGGTTGCTGGTGCTGTCCAAATAATAACCAGCGAGCACAATTCCTGTCTCGTATTTACATGCCCGATAAATCAAAAGCATGGCGGACAAAGCTAATATCGTTTGCAAAAAAAATTGGAAAACCTGACCCAGAAGAGTATGTGGATTCCGGAAAGTGGAAAGCACGCCAAGGAGGAAACGGCCTTGCAGCGGCTAATGATGTGAAAGTAAAATTCACAAACTGTACCGCTGAAGACCATGCAAAAATTTATAGTCTGAAAGAACCATGCTCAGATGCTTTTATCAATTTATTTGTTCCGTTTGGAAAGATTTCCAAGGAACTTGGCCGCAAATTACTGCATGAGGTTCTGGTCTTAGATATAAAGACGAATGTTCCCATTATATCTATACAGCCTTTTTCAAACGATGGCTTTGAATTTGCTGTAAAAATAAAAACCATGAACGTGGATAATCATGATTTTTTACAGACTCAAATATCTTACCAGGTAAAGAAATTCAATGCTTGCAGAAAGTGTCTGAAATGCGAGTCGATATGCAAGGCTAATGCGATTTCAATTACCGTTGACGGTTATCACATAGACCCGTTCAAATGCGTACACTGCAAAAAATGTGTGACAGCCAAGTATTTGGCAGGCGGTTGCCTGATGAACAAGTATTTAAAAACAAAACCAGGAAAGTGA
- a CDS encoding DUF4007 family protein has product MKFRAHETFFIRKGWLTKGMKYVLKYPNLFTNKDEKPSEVLGIGANMVLALRYWLQAVGLTVERKNGKREQVLTDFGTLVYDNDRYFEELGTLHLLQYKLCSSKDDVSSWYFFFNEFNLSEFTKEDFIEAVQKFVSINGEDEVALRSLSDDFVCILNTYIPKYKADMDDFSPENNIACPLGEIGLLESVDKKKHIYKKKMPPSSLINPWVALAIIMDNANGEKEIPIQAILNGPCNLGKIFNLDTISLIDVLRSIERINKIKIIRTAGLDVIRLNDILSFEDCVRSFYSSI; this is encoded by the coding sequence ATGAAATTTCGAGCACATGAAACTTTTTTTATAAGAAAAGGCTGGCTTACAAAGGGTATGAAGTATGTGCTGAAGTACCCAAACCTTTTCACAAATAAAGACGAAAAACCCTCAGAAGTGCTTGGCATAGGCGCCAACATGGTTTTGGCTCTAAGATACTGGCTTCAAGCAGTTGGACTTACGGTAGAACGGAAAAACGGGAAAAGAGAACAGGTCCTAACAGATTTTGGAACGCTTGTTTATGACAATGACCGCTATTTTGAAGAATTGGGAACGTTGCATCTACTTCAATATAAGTTGTGCAGCAGCAAGGACGATGTTTCCTCATGGTATTTCTTCTTTAATGAGTTTAATCTGTCTGAGTTCACAAAAGAAGATTTCATTGAGGCTGTTCAAAAATTTGTTTCCATAAATGGTGAGGATGAAGTAGCCCTTCGTTCTCTATCTGATGATTTCGTCTGTATATTAAACACCTATATACCGAAGTATAAAGCGGATATGGACGATTTCTCGCCGGAAAACAATATCGCATGTCCTCTAGGGGAAATTGGACTTCTTGAAAGTGTTGACAAGAAAAAACATATTTACAAGAAAAAAATGCCGCCCTCATCTCTCATTAATCCGTGGGTTGCGTTGGCTATCATAATGGATAATGCGAACGGTGAAAAGGAAATCCCTATACAGGCAATATTAAATGGGCCGTGTAATTTGGGAAAAATTTTCAACTTAGACACTATTTCTCTAATAGATGTATTAAGGTCTATTGAACGAATTAATAAAATTAAAATTATTAGAACGGCAGGACTTGATGTGATTCGTTTGAACGATATTCTATCGTTTGAGGACTGCGTTCGCTCGTTCTATTCTAGTATTTAA
- a CDS encoding aminotransferase class V-fold PLP-dependent enzyme — protein sequence MAYFDNAATSFPKPESVYSFMDSFYRTCDGSYGRGKNGLGALVKETRFLLQKILHCDSKAVVFTPSATVALNIVIHGLINRVKNVYVSPFEHNAVMRSLWHFQKKGIVSIRLLDVNKDFSYDFNKIKKQFNSVKPDLVVVSHASNVFGLISPIEEIFSLSKKYQSINILDMSQSAGLVECNVGSTDIDVAVFAGHKTLYGPTGISGFVMSEQLDIEPVFFGGTGFDSANEDMPSDIPQKFEFGTMNVAGLAGLNASLKWILDYGVEKLYQEENLMRTRLVEMLKNYNEIKLVGDFQGQKYVGIVSCLINGISSDTAGSIFAEQGVKIRSGLQCAPLAHKFAGTFPSGTIRFSINHFTKDCDFVELKHALDYINSCL from the coding sequence ATGGCGTACTTTGATAATGCAGCAACTTCTTTTCCTAAGCCAGAGAGCGTATATTCGTTTATGGATTCTTTTTACAGAACCTGTGACGGAAGCTATGGTCGAGGAAAGAATGGATTAGGAGCGTTAGTAAAGGAAACAAGATTTCTTTTGCAAAAAATACTCCATTGCGATTCAAAGGCTGTTGTGTTCACTCCATCTGCCACTGTTGCTCTAAACATTGTTATTCATGGATTGATAAACAGAGTAAAGAATGTTTATGTAAGCCCATTTGAACATAATGCTGTCATGAGAAGTCTTTGGCATTTCCAAAAAAAAGGAATCGTTTCCATACGTCTGTTGGACGTAAACAAGGACTTTTCATACGACTTCAATAAGATAAAGAAACAGTTTAATAGCGTAAAGCCTGACCTAGTTGTCGTCTCTCATGCCAGCAATGTATTTGGCTTGATATCTCCGATAGAAGAAATTTTTTCACTGTCGAAAAAATATCAGAGCATAAATATTTTAGACATGTCTCAGAGTGCTGGTTTAGTTGAATGTAATGTGGGTTCGACGGACATAGACGTCGCTGTTTTTGCAGGACATAAGACTTTGTATGGTCCCACAGGCATATCTGGCTTTGTGATGTCTGAACAATTGGATATAGAACCTGTTTTTTTTGGAGGAACAGGCTTTGATTCTGCAAATGAAGATATGCCTAGCGATATACCCCAAAAATTCGAGTTTGGAACGATGAATGTTGCTGGCTTGGCTGGTTTAAATGCCTCTTTGAAGTGGATTCTTGATTATGGGGTGGAAAAACTTTATCAAGAAGAAAACTTGATGAGAACTCGTTTGGTTGAAATGCTCAAAAATTACAACGAGATAAAATTGGTCGGTGATTTCCAAGGTCAGAAATATGTGGGGATAGTTTCTTGCTTAATAAATGGAATAAGTAGTGATACAGCTGGCAGCATTTTTGCTGAACAGGGTGTTAAAATTCGTTCTGGGCTTCAATGTGCTCCTTTGGCGCATAAATTTGCAGGAACTTTCCCATCTGGTACAATAAGATTTTCTATAAATCATTTTACTAAAGATTGTGACTTTGTAGAATTGAAACATGCACTTGATTACATAAATAGCTGTTTGTAG
- a CDS encoding DEAD/DEAH box helicase: protein MSNEILKKHLSDLKIETLRKLLGEDIVESLLEWELGTITKSKYSEILCSVHGVKLFKNPEFRYHILLTLRGKQADTEIPILKKLAKSKKDDKNEIIKDVAKCKWNKSELSKEILGIFGYTLEDAFPQKETDEKSIVQVDANERFYELLDYQYVIKQRALTNLTDGVELKRFLIHMPTGTGKTKTAMHIICHHINFNLRKKGLVLWIANTVELLRQAESTFEAVWRNLGDGSINVYKLWGTNEPSLGDETLNGFMVCSIQKLLALTKNSHGKNLFNRIVNDVRLVVFDEAHKAFAKEWSDIVDQLMIKKRGMQDRALIGLTATPGRTTSISGENSAFVNQFGSNIISIDTEIINRINLSEQDADNATAEMDIIKYFQQRGVLSKIKKEELEYPECLTEEEMKGIRLVATEYGYDDFSKDALEIIGKNRFRNIRIIERIKELNRDDFPTIVFACSLSHAQLLSSALTLAGVPNALVTGNMDATDRKNAIAYFKDRSNPLNVLINYEVLTTGFDATNIKCVFITRPTNSVVLYSQMLGRGLRGPQMGGNEECLLIDVKDNLKKYDEHLAFSHFNNYWNY from the coding sequence ATGAGTAACGAAATATTAAAAAAGCATCTAAGCGATTTAAAAATTGAGACCCTGAGGAAATTGCTTGGCGAAGATATTGTAGAATCATTACTCGAATGGGAACTAGGAACTATTACAAAAAGCAAGTACAGCGAAATACTTTGTTCTGTACATGGAGTTAAATTATTTAAAAACCCTGAATTTCGCTATCACATATTACTCACATTAAGAGGCAAACAAGCTGATACAGAGATTCCGATTCTAAAAAAACTGGCAAAATCAAAGAAAGACGATAAAAATGAGATAATAAAAGACGTTGCAAAGTGTAAATGGAATAAATCGGAATTATCAAAAGAAATTTTGGGTATTTTTGGCTACACATTGGAAGATGCTTTCCCACAAAAAGAAACTGATGAAAAAAGTATTGTTCAAGTAGATGCAAATGAAAGATTTTATGAATTACTTGATTATCAGTATGTTATAAAGCAAAGAGCTTTGACCAATTTGACAGATGGTGTGGAACTAAAGAGATTCCTGATTCATATGCCCACAGGAACTGGTAAAACCAAAACTGCGATGCATATTATTTGCCATCATATAAATTTCAATTTGCGAAAAAAAGGACTTGTTTTATGGATTGCTAATACCGTAGAACTGTTAAGGCAAGCTGAAAGTACGTTTGAAGCGGTTTGGAGAAATCTCGGTGACGGCTCAATAAATGTATATAAGCTTTGGGGAACAAACGAACCTTCGCTAGGCGATGAAACCTTAAATGGTTTTATGGTGTGCAGCATACAGAAGTTGTTGGCGCTAACAAAAAATTCCCATGGAAAGAATTTGTTTAACAGAATAGTGAATGATGTTCGTCTTGTTGTATTTGACGAGGCACACAAGGCTTTTGCAAAAGAATGGTCTGATATTGTTGACCAGTTAATGATAAAAAAGAGAGGAATGCAAGACCGAGCACTTATAGGCTTAACAGCGACTCCTGGACGCACAACATCGATAAGTGGCGAAAATTCGGCTTTTGTCAACCAGTTTGGTTCTAATATTATTTCGATAGATACTGAAATTATTAATAGGATTAATTTGTCGGAACAAGACGCTGATAATGCAACGGCGGAAATGGATATTATAAAATATTTCCAGCAGCGAGGAGTTTTGTCAAAGATAAAGAAAGAAGAACTTGAGTATCCTGAATGTTTGACAGAAGAAGAAATGAAAGGCATCAGATTAGTCGCCACAGAATATGGCTATGATGATTTTTCAAAGGATGCACTAGAAATAATTGGAAAGAATAGGTTTAGAAATATTCGTATAATTGAAAGAATTAAAGAACTGAATCGAGACGATTTTCCCACAATTGTCTTTGCTTGTTCCTTGAGCCACGCTCAACTTCTTTCTTCTGCTTTGACTTTAGCTGGAGTGCCGAACGCTCTTGTGACGGGAAACATGGATGCGACGGATAGAAAAAACGCCATTGCGTACTTTAAAGACCGTAGTAATCCACTTAATGTCCTTATTAATTATGAAGTTTTAACTACAGGGTTTGACGCGACAAATATTAAGTGTGTTTTTATTACTCGGCCGACCAATTCTGTTGTATTGTATAGTCAGATGTTGGGAAGAGGCTTGCGAGGTCCTCAAATGGGCGGCAACGAAGAATGCTTGCTTATAGATGTTAAGGATAATTTGAAAAAGTATGACGAACATCTAGCTTTTTCTCATTTTAACAATTACTGGAATTATTAA